One genomic window of Panicum hallii strain FIL2 chromosome 6, PHallii_v3.1, whole genome shotgun sequence includes the following:
- the LOC112896820 gene encoding sec-independent protein translocase protein TATC, chloroplastic, whose product MGSAGALLSHPLPQLHPGGVLISQSRPLHSARNLPLLSLAAAAPGLQRGRCRRLCCASVNGEGGQREAGPPPQMEKSPSSGLGAALEDPPPGPPVENGSFGGLSQEQEQSPLYNFLYPSKELLPDDKEMSIFDHLEELRERIFISVLAVGAAILGCFAFSKDLILLLEAPVTVQGVRFLQLSPGEFFFTTLKVSGYCGLLLGSPIILYEIIAFVLPGLTRDERKFLGPIVLGSSVLFYLGIFFSYTVLSPAALNFFVNYADGAVESLWSIDQYFEFILVLMFSTGLSFQVPVIQLLLGQVGLVSGDQMLSIWRYVVVGAVVAAAVLTPSTDPLTQMLLAGPLLGLYLGGAWMVKLIGR is encoded by the exons ATGGGAAGCGCGGGGGCGCTGCTCTCGCACCCGCTGCCACAGCTTCACCCTGGCGGCGTCCTCATCAGCCAGAGCCGGCCTCTCCACAGCGCGCGCAACCTGCCCCTATTATCTCTCGCTGCCGCGGCGCCTGGACTCCAGcgcggccgctgccgccgcctctgctgCGCTTCTGTCAACGGGGAAGGCGGACAACGGGAGGCGGGGCCACCACCGCAGATGGAGAAGTCTCCATCCAGCGGTCTCGGCGCCGCACTCGAGGACCCGCCTCCAGGACCTCCAG TGGAAAATGGTTCCTTTGGAGGCCTCTCACAAGAACAAGAACAGAGTCCTCTGTATAATTTTCTTTATCCAAGCAAAGAGTTACTTCCTGATGACAAGGAGATGAGTATATTTGATCATCTAGAGGAGCTTCGCGAGAGGATATTTATCTCAGTTTTGGCTGTTGGAGCTGCAATACTTGGCTGTTTTGCTTTCTCGAAAGATTTGATTCTGCTTCTAGAGGCACCAGTGACTGTTCAGGGTGTTCGTTTTTTGCAGCTCTCTCCTGGGGAATTTTTCTTTACAACATTAAAG GTCTCGGGTTATTGTGGCCTTTTACTTGGAAGTCCTATCATTTTGTATGAGATCATTGCATTTGTTCTCCCAGGTTTAACAAGGGATGAGCGGAAATTCCTAGGGCCTATTGTTTTGGGTTCTTCTGTTCTATTCTACCTTGGCATTTTCTTCTCCTACACAGTTCTTAGCCCTGCTGCATTGAACTTCTTCGTGAACTATGCAGATGGGGCAGTGGAATCATTGTGGTCAATAGACCAGTACTTTGAATTCATACTTGTGCTTATGTTCAGCACAGGATTATCCTTTCAG GTACCAGTTATCCAGCTATTGCTGGGGCAAGTTGGATTGGTTTCTGGAGATCAAATGCTTTCAATCTGGAGATATGTTGTTGTTGGTGCCGTTGTTGCTGCTGCCGTGCTTACACCCTCAACAGATCCATTGACACAGATGCTGTTGGCAGGTCCTCTGCTAGGTTTGTACTTGGGTGGTGCATGGATGGTCAAGCTAATTGGGCGATAA